One Brassica napus cultivar Da-Ae chromosome A5, Da-Ae, whole genome shotgun sequence DNA window includes the following coding sequences:
- the LOC106448037 gene encoding B3 domain-containing protein REM7-like → MLRLSYIFRHYLLYTRQKKEIIFVPTRKKKKSSRRQAISKRLDTKMPNSHKPHFLKPLLPDFHSGVTIPLGFFSQHIEGKTNRKTWKLRSDATDQTWEVIQEGRRLTGGWKDFTTAHDLQIGDIVIFKHEGDMVFHVTPFGPSCCEIQYTHPHIIKEEADADDAPSFSFDYCFQAEVTASNLKEDKLYLPEGATTCTALNKQCQEIILVNKEGNSWTVSLRFSEADGMYYIRRGWRKFCRANRCAIGDLFVFNVVGDGKTTPLMCVCPEREE, encoded by the exons atgttacggctgagttatattttCCGGCATTATTTACTTTACACAaggcaaaaaaaagaaatcattttCGTCCCAAcgcgaaaaaaaaagaaaagctctcgacGACAGGCGATTTCGAAGCGTCTCGATACGAAG ATGCCTAATTCGCACAAACCTCATTTCTTGAAGCCTCTGCTTCCCGATTTCCACAGTGGCGTG ACAATACCACTTGGCTTCTTCTCACAGCACATAGAAGGGAAGACAAACCGGAAAACATGGAAACTAAGATCGGACGCTACAGATCAAACTTGGGAAGTGATACAAGAAGGCAGGAGACTCACCGGAGGTTGGAAAGATTTCACCACAGCACATGACCTTCAAATCGGTGACATTGTCATCTTCAAACACGAAGGAGATATGGTGTTTCATGTCACACCATTTGGTCCTAGCTGTTGTGAGATTCAGTATACACATCCTCACATCATCAAGGAAGAAGCCGATGCGGATGATGCTCCTTCTTTCTCATTTGACTATTGTTTTCAGGCTGAGGTCACTGCTTCGAATCTAAAAGAAGACAAACTT TATCTTCCTGAGGGAGCTACGACTTGTACTGCTTTGAACAAACAATGCCAAGAGATAATACTTGTCAACAAAGAGGGAAATTCATGGACTGTGAGTTTGCGATTTAGCGAAGCAGACGGCATGTATTACATCAGAAGAGGCTGGAGAAAGTTCTGTCGTGCTAACAGATGCGCCATAGGAGACTTATTTGTGTTCAATGTGGTTGGAGATGGGAAAACTACTCCACTAATGTGTGTATGTCCGGAAAGGGAAGAGTGA
- the LOC125608608 gene encoding uncharacterized protein LOC125608608 — protein sequence MEYWKSHRTLKCAREIDEGTPECGFELLPSYLYMIRRANPNTVTRLQIDELGRFMYVFLAFGASVNGFPFMRKVVVVDGTFLNGKYKGTLLTALAQDGNFQIFPIAFAVVDTENDDSWNWFFTQLKVLIPDQEGLAIISDRHNSIGKAITNVYPLAARGICTYHLYKNILGRYKGKDVFRLVKKAARCFRMSDFDMIFEEIEALNPDLHGYLERADVRLWTRVYFPGERYNLMTTNIAESMNRALSHARGLNIVRILESIRVMMTRWFAERRVDARSQSTTLTRGVEKLLQGRVSASRDWTVQRIDDHHTEVKYGAAGESLNVVNLVERKCTCRRFDVEKIPCVHAIAAAEERNVSRISLCSPYYKSTYLASAYAESVMPVDSALPVPDNVANVQCFPPFIRQQPGRPKKNRMKSALEVALANKRPRKEHICSRCSQSGHNARTCPI from the exons ATGGAATATTGGAAATCACACCGGACGCTTAAATGTGCAAGGGAAATCGATGAGGGCACACCTGAGTGTGGTTTTGAACTCTTGCCTTCTTACTTATACATGATAAGAAGGGCAAATCCGAATACAGTTACGCGTCTTCAAATCGATGAGCTTGGAAGATTCATGTATGTGTTTCTTGCGTTTGGTGCGAGCGTTAATGGGTTTCCTTTCATGCGCAAAGTTGTTGTCGTCGACGGTACGTTTCTTAATGGTAAATATAAAGGGACGCTACTCACAGCACTAGCTCAGGATGGTAACTTTCAGATTTTTCCAATAGCCTTCGCAGTGGTTGACACTGAAAATGATGATTCGTGGAATTGGTTTTTTACGCAACTAAAAGTGTTGATTCCTGACCAGGAGGGTCTTGCGATAATATCAGATAGGCATAACTCGATAGGGAAAGCAATTACAAATGTGTATCCGTTAGCTGCTCGTGGAATATGCACCTATCATTTGTATAAAAACATATTGGGACGGTACAAAGGAAAAGATGTATTTCGGCTGGTGAAGAAAGCGGCGAGATGTTTTAGAATGTCTGACTTTGATATGATTTTCGAGGAGATTGAAGCACTTAATCCTGATCTCCACGGCTACCTCGAAAGAGCTGATGTCAGACTGTGGACACGTGTTTATTTCCCGGGCGAGaggtacaatttgatgactacgaACATAGCGGAATCAATGAACAGAGCATTATCGCATGCTAGAGGTCTTAACATTGTTCGAATATTGGAATCGATACGGGTTATGATGACCAGATGGTTTGCTGAACGAAGAGTGGATGCCAGATCGCAGTCAACCACACTCACGCGCGGTGTGGAGAAACTATTACAA GGACGTGTAAGTGCCTCCCGGGATTGGACGGTTCAAAGGATTGATGACCATCACACTGAAGTTAAATATGGCGCTGCTGGCGAGTCTTTGAATGTTGTTAATTTGGTTGAGCGAAAGTGCACATGTCGGCGTTTCGATGTCGAGAAAATACCATGTGTACACGCAATCGCAGCTGCAGAGGAAAGAAATGTTTCTCGTATATCACTGTGCAGTCCTTACTATAAAAGCACTTATTTAGCTAGCGCATACGCTGAATCGGTCATGCCGGTTGACTCAGCGCTACCTGTTCCAGATAACGTGGCTAACGTACAGTGCTTTCCACCGTTTATTCGTCAACAACCGGGAAGACctaaaaaaaataggatgaaatCTGCTTTAGAAGTTGCACTTGCAAACAAACGTCCTAGGAAAGAGCACATATGTTCTCGTTGCAGTCAAAGTGGACATAATGCGAGAACTTGTCCGATATAA